The sequence TGGCAAGGTTCTCAATACGCCTGTCCTTCTCCTGGTCGATCCCGGCAAGCCCCGGCACGAAGTTCGTCACAAGACCGACCTCCAGCTCCTGCGGATGGAGCCTCAGTTCGGCAAGGTTTCTTGCGAGTCTCTCCGGATGGACTGTACCGGCCTTCATCGGCCAGGGCTTCCCGTATGGTGAAACGGCACGCTGATAGTGGTTTGAGACCATCACCCCGTTTATCGGTTCAACCGGATGGGACGGCCACCATCCCACAACGACACACTTCCTTCCCGTCTGGCTCAGTATATTCCATATTGTCTTTGTTTTTCTGGAGATATTCGAGACCGGACGAATGCCGCCGCTATGGGGATCCGGCTCGGTGAATCCAAGAATTCCGTGCTTGAACGGCCGCTTTCCCGTGGCGATGGACGTCCAGAGCATGGGCGAGAGTTTTGGAGAAAGGGTTGCGAGGTTTCCCATCACTCCCTCCTCGATGAACCCGGCCATGTTAGGCATCTTCCCCCCGTCGACAAGACGGTGGATGATCTTCCAGTCAGCCGCATCCCACCCGATCAGCAGGACCTTACCCGAATGTACAGACGGTTTCATTGCGATTGATTTTACTATAATTCTGAAAAAGCGTCAAATGCTTTCACAAACAAAGGCAAAAAGATCATCCTTTATAAAAAGACCTTGATCACGGTCTCCTCGTATGAGTATCAGCCACAGTGGTCAATGTTCATGCCCGGGATTTCTCAGAAAAGCGGTCAGCAATACTGCAGTGGCGGTAAAGGCGGCAGCCATGAAAAAGCTGCCGGCGAAACTGCCGGTGGTCTCTGCAATCATACCCGCAACCGTAGGGCCCGTGATCTGGCCGAGTCCAAAGATGAAGGTTATAAAACCGAATGCCTCTGCAGTTTTTTCAACCCCCATATGATCACCCACAAGCGCCGCCATTATGGAGGGAATACTCCAGGCCACGATACCATAAAGAACAAGTGATAAGTAAAGAAAGCCCCCCGGCAGCCCGGTAGCGACAAGCAGGTAGGATAAGGTCTGGATTGTGAATACGGTAATAAGAGCGGACTTTCGCCCAAGCTTATCCGACAGCGTTCCGAACACCGGTCCTGAAAGGAGGCTCAGGATGCCAACCCATGACCAGAAGTTTCCTGCAGCAGCTTCTGAAAACTTCCTCTCGTTAACAAGCGTAGTGACGATAAAGGTTGCATAGATAACATAGGTATATCCAAAGAGGAAGTAGATTGCCCCGAGATGGTAGATGATCGCTTTTCTATATATGGAACCCTCGGCAGTTGATCCATTTTCAATATCTCTTCTTATGCCTTCCGTGCTCCCTGCCGGCAGCAGACCTACATCCTCAGGGCTGTTTCTCAGGATGACCATGCAGACAAATGCAGATGCAATAACTATAATCCCCAGCACAAGCCAGCTTACCCGCCATCCTTCCGGCCCGGTTGATCGGTTGATATAAGGTATAAGCTTTCCGGCAAGCAAGATCGCAAAACCGCTGCCGATAACTATAATGCCTGCCGCCTTTCCCCTCTGATGGCGGACGAACCAGGCAGATACAAGGGCCATCATGGGCACGTTTGAAGCGCCACTGCCTATTCCTGTAAGTGTGTAGAGTACCGTTACCGCAAGAAAGCCCTCTGCCTTTCCAATAAGGGACATAGAGATCCCCACAAGCAGGAGCGAGCTAAATATGAGAATGCGGGTACCTACCTTCCTTACGAGAAGACCGGCGAATAGAACTGAGACAAGGTAACCGACAAAGTTTGCGGTGCTGATAAACCCCATCTCGGAGTAGGTTAGCTTCAGCGTACCGGACATCGACGGCAACAGCATTCCAAGGGCAAATCTCCCGATACCGATACTGGCGAAGATACAGAGGGTCCCTGCAAGGACAATCAGCCAGCCGTAATGTATGCGTGGGTTACCGTTCATCCCTGAAGGCACTGCACTTGAAGATGTCCTTCCCCAGAGGATCGCCCATGAGTTCCGCCCTGTACCGGCAGCCACCCCTGCATATCTCGATATCGTCACAGTCACAGGAGAGTTCAGTAAGTTTGAGCGGCTCAATGCGCTTCCAGCAGGTTTCAAGACCCTCGGAGATATGCCCCACGGGTCTGTCTGCATAGAACGCACACTTTGCAACACGGCCGTCGGGAAGGACAGATGCAAGGTGAAGCCCGCAGGCATACCCGTCACCACCACCGTGGAACCCTCCGCCGTAACCATAGCGGAGATACCTGCCTGCGGTCTCCGGGGGGAGGCACAGGCCCCGGTTTTTCTCCATCCTACCGCTTGTGCAGGGGACGTCGACCGTCCATTCCCTCACCCCCATCTCTCTGAAGATGCCCTCCATCTCTTCAAAGTCCTCCAGGTTCATAGGATGTATCATCGTCGAGACGGATACATCGAACCCTGCATTAACAGCCTCCTGAAGTC comes from bacterium BMS3Abin08 and encodes:
- the exuT gene encoding hexuronate transporter translates to MNGNPRIHYGWLIVLAGTLCIFASIGIGRFALGMLLPSMSGTLKLTYSEMGFISTANFVGYLVSVLFAGLLVRKVGTRILIFSSLLLVGISMSLIGKAEGFLAVTVLYTLTGIGSGASNVPMMALVSAWFVRHQRGKAAGIIVIGSGFAILLAGKLIPYINRSTGPEGWRVSWLVLGIIVIASAFVCMVILRNSPEDVGLLPAGSTEGIRRDIENGSTAEGSIYRKAIIYHLGAIYFLFGYTYVIYATFIVTTLVNERKFSEAAAGNFWSWVGILSLLSGPVFGTLSDKLGRKSALITVFTIQTLSYLLVATGLPGGFLYLSLVLYGIVAWSIPSIMAALVGDHMGVEKTAEAFGFITFIFGLGQITGPTVAGMIAETTGSFAGSFFMAAAFTATAVLLTAFLRNPGHEH